The DNA region GAGCCCAGGCCGACCAGTTGAGCCGCCAGGAACGTGGCGGCCGGCATGAGTGCGAACTTGGCGGACGAGGACGCGAGGATGGGTGCTGTCCACGACCGTGCGGCACCGAAGCGCAGCGCGGCACCGATGCAGAGCAGACCCAGCGGCATAGAGGCGGCACCCAGCGCCTGGATGGCCAGTGCGATGCCCGGCGGCAGGTGCAGGTCGAGGGCCTGGAGGAGGATGCCTCCCGCGCAGGCGAGGATGAGCGGGTTGGTCACCAGCTGCCTGACAACGCCCGAGAAGCTGAGCCGCGCACTGCCGAACCGTGCGAAGACCAGCACGCACAGCACGTTGACCGTGGGCACGATCGCCGCGTTGCAGACCGCGGCGAAGGCAATGCCTTTGGTGCCGAACAGGCCGCCCGCGATCGTCACGCCGATGTAGTTGTTGAACCGGATGCTGCCCTGGAAGACCGAGGTGAAGGCGTCGTCCTTCAGTCGCAGCATGGGCTTGCACGCGATGACCAGCACGGCCACGGCCACCGTGGAGGCGATCAGAACGCCCGCCAGGGCACGTACCGGCAGATCGTCGGTGTCGGCGGTCGCCAGGCTGTACAGGAACAGTGCGGGCAGCAGGACGCGGTAGCTCAGCCGCTCGGCGTCCGACCAGAAAGTCTCGGCTGTGATCATCGTCCGCTTGAGCGCGTAGCCCAGCGCGATGAGCAGGACGACCGGAACGAGCGCCTTGATGGTCAGTGCGATCACGCCGGCGCCCCGTCCGGAGTGGCGACGCCGGCAGGGAATTCAGGGGCCTGGGTACTGGGACTCGTACGGCGCATACCGACAGGCTGATGTAACACCGCGAGGCATGACAACCATTACAGAACGCCCGCAAGTCCCCCTTGTCAGCCGTCGAAGCTGCGGCGGGAGGCCTCGATGTGGCCGAAGTAGCGGTGGGTCCAGTCGCACATTCCGTCCACCGTCGCCCGTAGCCCCTGGCCCGGCTCGGTGAGGGTGTACTCGACCCGCGGCGGCACGGTGGGGTGCACCTTCCGGTCGACCAGACCGTTGCGCTCCAGCATGCGCAGATTCTGCGTGAGCATCTTGTGGCTGATGCCCTCGACCTCGTCCCGCAGTTCACTGAAGCGCAGGGTGCGCTCACCGAGGGACTCGATGATCAGGAGCGCCCACTTGTTGGCGACGTCCGAGAAGATCTCCCGCGCCAAGGAGTCCGCGCGCGTCAGGTCCGCTTCGTCGGGCGAGTCGCTGAACTGCTTGGTCACCATGAGGTTCCCCAGTCACTGAAAAGTGCGTTCTTCCATGTCAGCGCACACTCTCCTACGGTTTCCCAGTAACCACAAGAGAGCACGAGCACCGTGGTTCGACGGAAACGAGCCCCGGGCTCTATGACAAGGAGTCAGCATGGCCATCACTCTGGTGAACCCCGAAGGACTGGCGAAGGTCGACCTCTACCGTCAGGTGTCGGTCGCCACCGGGTCGAGGCTGGTCTTCCTCGCGGGGCAGGTCGCCTGGGACGCCGATGGGGTCACGGTCGGCGAAGGTGACCTCGCCGCACAGGTCGAGCAGTGCTACCTCAACGTCGGCACCGCCCTGGCCGAGGTCGGCGCCTCCTTCGACGACGTGGTGAAGCTGACCGTCTACCTCGTCGACTGGACCCCGGACAAGATGCCCCTGTTCATGGAGGGGGCCGCACGGGCAGCCGCGAAGCTGGGGGTCACACCGGCCCCACCGCTCACAGGGGTTGGCGTCGCCGCCCTGGCCGCGCCCGACCTCCTGGTCGAGGTGGAGGCCACCGCGATCATCGACTGAACAGGCGTCTCCGCCTGGAGCTTGTTCTCGACCCGTGGCCTGTTCTTGACCGCGGGCCTCGAACCGCGTGCTCTGAAGGGGCGGGGCGGCCGGATTCGAACCGACGTCCTCCGAGATGATGTCGCGGCGCACTACCTCTGTGCTACGACCCCGCCTTGGTCGTGATCGTAGGCCCCGACTGCAAGGGCCAGCCACCCTGTTTCGGCTCCACGGACGGCAGGTCACATGGGAGGCGGTGCGGGATACTGCGGCAATGTTCGGGATACGGGACCGTCGGCGCGAGGTCGTCGTGCGGTGTGTGGTGGCCGTTGCCCTGACCCTGATGACCGCTCTCACGGGCATGGGCCGGGCGACGGCGGCGGAGAGGGGTCCGCGCGACGTCACACAGGAGTATTTCTACGTACCGCTGCATTCGCAGGAGCCGTACACCTCCGATGTGCTCGGCCTTGAGTTCGCGTACGACGGGCCACCGCGGAATGCCGAACTGACCGTGGACGCGGCGGGGATCGACGGCGTCGCGGTCGTCGTGTCGGGGGCCGATGGCTGCAGGCCGAGAATGCCGTCCTTCACCTGTTCCAAGCAGTTGCACCCCGACTCCGAGGGCTGGAACATGCAGGAGCTGAAGCTCCGCCCCGCAGCCGGGGCCCGTGCCGGGGACTCCGGCCTCCTGAGCTACACCCTCAAGCCGGAGGGCCTGCCCGCCGTCCGAGGCAGCCTGAAGGTCATCGCCGGGCGGCCCGAACTGCGGGTGAACGAGAGTCCCGCGCTCAGGACGACCGCTGTCGGTGAGACCTTCGGCGTGCCCATCGTCATCCGCAACACCGGCGATGTTCCTGCCCGCGGCGTCGTCCTGCTCATCGAAGGCAACGCAGATCTGTCAGCGGTCACCCGGCACAGCAACTGCCGCTACGCCAAGGACGCCGACACCATCCAGTGCCTCCTTCCCGACGCCGTCATAGCTCCCGGCGAGACGATGCGGGTGAATCCGGTGCCGCGGGTCAGGCCGAGCCGTGCCGCGCTGGCGGAGCGACTGTCCTACGGGGCGTGGTCCTTCCATTCCTCCGGACGGCACCCGGGCCCACCGTGCTGCGTGGACGCCCCCGCCTCCGGCCTCACACCGGGGCAGGGGACACCCGTTTCCCTCACCCCGGACCCGACCGGCGGCAGAGGGACGAAGTTCACCACCACCCCTGAGCCGACGGAGGTGAGAGTGCCGGTGCGGAACACCGCCGACATCGAGGCGATCGGCGCGGCGCTGCGCGGCAATGCCGGCACGACCCACCGTATCCGCATCGGCTACCGCAACAACGGCCCCGCCGAGACGGGCGAGATCCGGACCGTGTTCATCGCACCGCCCGGCACCGAGGTGATCCGGGCGCCTTACGACCCCGAGGCCGAGGAGGAGATGGCCGACCAGGTCTGCCGGACGAAGAATCGCGGCCGCAGCTACACCTGCAGCCAGTACAGCGAGGTCGGCCAGAAGGTCTTCTACGAGTTCACCTTGCGCACCACCAGCGACGACACCCGTTCCGGCTGTGTGTCCGTCTCGGCCTGGACCGACGAATCAGCGCCGGGCGGCACCCGGGTCAGGGACACCGAACGCAGCAACGACACGGCACCCGTCCAGGTGGCCGAGAACGGCACGATCTCCTGCGCTCTGCCCGAGGACAACGGCGGCGTTGGCGGCTGGGCCGTCGGCACCGGAATCGCGGCCCTCGCCGGCTCGGCGTTGCTCGTCGCCGGACACCGACGCAGGAAGGCGTCGCGAGCGGGTCGGACACCAACGCGCTGGTGGCTGACGCGCTTTGAACGTGAGCTGTGACCGGACGGAGAGGGCCCTCACCCTGGCTGCGCGGCCATGAGCTTGCGGGTGAACCTGTGCATGTGCGGGTCGAGGGTGTCCACGGGTTCGGCGAGGACCTGTGACAGCGACAGCCACTTGATCGCCGAGAACTCATCCTCGTCGAAGGTGACGATGCTGCCGACGTCCGCCTGCAGGACATACCAGAGCGACACGTCGGTGTGCCGGCCCTGCCCGCGCGTTTGCG from Streptomyces sp. NBC_00258 includes:
- a CDS encoding RidA family protein, translated to MAITLVNPEGLAKVDLYRQVSVATGSRLVFLAGQVAWDADGVTVGEGDLAAQVEQCYLNVGTALAEVGASFDDVVKLTVYLVDWTPDKMPLFMEGAARAAAKLGVTPAPPLTGVGVAALAAPDLLVEVEATAIID
- a CDS encoding AEC family transporter, whose translation is MIALTIKALVPVVLLIALGYALKRTMITAETFWSDAERLSYRVLLPALFLYSLATADTDDLPVRALAGVLIASTVAVAVLVIACKPMLRLKDDAFTSVFQGSIRFNNYIGVTIAGGLFGTKGIAFAAVCNAAIVPTVNVLCVLVFARFGSARLSFSGVVRQLVTNPLILACAGGILLQALDLHLPPGIALAIQALGAASMPLGLLCIGAALRFGAARSWTAPILASSSAKFALMPAATFLAAQLVGLGSHALIIAVLFQALPTASSSYIMARQLGGDAPLMAGITATQTLLGIAAVPLVVALVPA
- a CDS encoding winged helix-turn-helix transcriptional regulator → MVTKQFSDSPDEADLTRADSLAREIFSDVANKWALLIIESLGERTLRFSELRDEVEGISHKMLTQNLRMLERNGLVDRKVHPTVPPRVEYTLTEPGQGLRATVDGMCDWTHRYFGHIEASRRSFDG